A window from Verrucomicrobiia bacterium encodes these proteins:
- a CDS encoding biopolymer transporter ExbD: protein MKLKRRQIKRGRIEIIPMIDTIVILLIFYMSFSRFAELQRDASIKLPQSVVGADFTQSPNQIIVNMGSSDNVTVAGHRYKIGELSNLLSHMKTTDPGLNSLILRGSRDMNYKDLSAFLKVCSRAGIADVTFATLEK from the coding sequence ATGAAGCTCAAGCGCCGCCAAATCAAGCGGGGACGGATTGAGATCATCCCGATGATTGACACGATCGTCATCCTGCTGATCTTTTATATGAGCTTCTCGCGGTTCGCGGAGCTCCAGCGTGATGCGAGTATCAAACTGCCGCAATCCGTCGTGGGCGCCGACTTCACGCAATCCCCCAACCAGATCATCGTCAACATGGGTTCCTCCGACAACGTGACGGTGGCCGGTCATCGCTACAAAATTGGTGAACTGTCAAATCTGCTCAGCCACATGAAGACGACGGATCCGGGCCTGAACTCGTTGATCCTGCGCGGCAGCCGTGACATGAACTACAAGGACCTTAGCGCCTTCCTCAAGGTCTGCTCCAGGGCCGGCATTGCCGACGTGACGTTCGCGACATTGGAAAAATGA
- a CDS encoding 4-alpha-glucanotransferase has translation MKLSPDKKLAGILCPVFAIRTEGDLGIGDTEGVNQMIDWCHKHGFSMLQVLPINETSDDNSPYNAISSMALDPTTIAISPKYIPDLSAAKFKEIAKSELLKELRAGAVKYTKVKELKRALLRAAFEAFLAEHWNNKTERSEGFRTFLGENGDWISDYAMFRVLMEDYHDWPTWDEWPVDRQNPKKAWSWFLSLSPRQRDAYAERILFCAYVQWIAYDQWQKVKEHGTQKKVYLMGDIPFGVNRYSSDVWGNRAIFDLAWSGGCPPEKVFKVDPFTEKWGQNWGIPLYKWEVSRERNHDWWRIRCGNIHKVFHLFRIDHVLGFFRIYSFPWPPKENGKFLPLTEEEAVKRTGGRVPHFQPNADDTPAGAKFNQKQGEELLAMVLEAAGDTAVVAEDLGVVPPYVPLTLDHLRIPGYKIPHFLREKDYAFVDGKTYPRLSLATPATHDHPPIVSMWRELWEKADGGDDGARWDLKRWMKYCGAEQEAPPREFNDHIHQLILRGVLNSNSWLAVFMITDVFGSEGRFNVPGAVSEGNWSYRLDKTVAELDKDPHLLHKTQMCAKLVKESHRLP, from the coding sequence ATGAAGCTCTCTCCCGATAAAAAGCTTGCGGGTATCCTTTGCCCCGTGTTTGCGATTCGGACTGAGGGGGACCTGGGCATTGGCGACACCGAAGGTGTGAACCAGATGATCGATTGGTGTCACAAGCATGGGTTCAGCATGTTGCAGGTGCTGCCGATCAATGAAACCAGCGACGACAACTCGCCGTACAATGCCATCAGTTCGATGGCGCTCGACCCAACGACGATCGCCATCTCACCGAAGTATATTCCGGATTTGTCGGCAGCGAAATTCAAGGAGATTGCGAAGTCGGAGTTGCTCAAGGAACTGCGCGCGGGTGCGGTGAAATATACGAAGGTGAAGGAACTGAAACGCGCGCTACTACGCGCGGCGTTTGAGGCGTTCCTTGCGGAGCACTGGAACAATAAAACTGAGCGTAGTGAGGGGTTTCGCACGTTCTTGGGCGAGAATGGGGACTGGATTTCCGACTACGCGATGTTTCGCGTGTTGATGGAGGATTACCACGACTGGCCCACGTGGGACGAATGGCCGGTGGATCGCCAGAACCCGAAGAAGGCGTGGTCATGGTTCCTGTCGTTGTCGCCACGGCAGCGCGATGCGTACGCCGAGCGCATCCTCTTTTGCGCGTACGTCCAATGGATCGCTTACGATCAATGGCAGAAGGTCAAGGAGCACGGCACGCAGAAGAAAGTGTACCTGATGGGTGACATCCCCTTCGGCGTCAACCGCTACAGTTCCGATGTTTGGGGCAATCGTGCCATCTTCGACCTTGCCTGGAGTGGCGGGTGTCCACCTGAGAAGGTTTTCAAGGTCGATCCGTTTACCGAGAAATGGGGGCAGAATTGGGGCATTCCGCTGTACAAGTGGGAGGTTTCGCGCGAGCGCAACCATGATTGGTGGCGCATCCGCTGCGGCAATATCCACAAGGTGTTCCACCTTTTCCGCATCGACCATGTGCTCGGTTTCTTCCGCATTTACTCATTCCCATGGCCACCCAAGGAAAACGGAAAATTCCTGCCCCTGACCGAGGAGGAAGCCGTGAAACGCACCGGCGGTCGTGTGCCACATTTTCAACCGAACGCCGATGACACTCCCGCGGGAGCGAAGTTCAACCAGAAACAAGGCGAGGAACTACTGGCGATGGTGCTGGAGGCAGCGGGCGATACGGCCGTCGTCGCAGAAGATCTCGGTGTCGTGCCGCCGTACGTCCCGCTGACGCTGGATCACTTGAGAATTCCCGGTTACAAAATTCCACACTTTTTGCGCGAGAAGGATTACGCTTTTGTTGATGGCAAGACTTACCCGCGTTTGTCGCTGGCCACGCCCGCGACTCACGACCACCCTCCCATTGTGAGCATGTGGCGCGAATTATGGGAGAAAGCTGATGGTGGTGACGACGGGGCACGATGGGATCTGAAGCGGTGGATGAAGTACTGTGGTGCGGAACAGGAAGCGCCCCCGCGCGAGTTCAACGATCACATCCATCAACTCATCCTGCGCGGCGTGCTCAACTCCAATTCCTGGCTCGCTGTGTTCATGATCACCGACGTTTTCGGCAGCGAAGGACGGTTCAATGTTCCCGGCGCGGTCAGCGAAGGGAACTGGTCCTACCGCCTTGATAAAACCGTGGCCGAACTGGACAAAGATCCGCACCTCCTCCACAAGACGCAAATGTGCGCCAAGCTGGTGAAAGAAAGCCACCGGCTGCCGTAA
- a CDS encoding ferredoxin family protein has product MAHVVAEPCIGCKFTDCVEVCPVNCFYEVDDRLYIHPDECIDCTACVPVCPVEAIFTESDLPAKWNSFIAENRDKCAGAANITVKKEPLGKDKPECKPGARKP; this is encoded by the coding sequence ATGGCGCATGTTGTGGCTGAACCCTGTATCGGTTGCAAATTCACCGATTGCGTGGAGGTTTGTCCCGTCAACTGTTTTTACGAAGTCGACGATCGGTTGTATATCCATCCCGATGAGTGCATCGACTGCACGGCGTGCGTTCCGGTCTGTCCCGTGGAGGCGATTTTCACCGAGAGCGACCTGCCGGCAAAGTGGAACAGCTTCATCGCCGAAAACCGCGACAAATGTGCCGGTGCAGCTAACATTACTGTCAAGAAGGAGCCACTGGGCAAGGACAAGCCCGAGTGCAAGCCGGGCGCGCGCAAACCCTAG
- a CDS encoding S1 RNA-binding domain-containing protein codes for ELSKYAPRITAIHINPEKIGAVIGPQGKVIKGIVEATGCQIDIEDDGTIHIFSTDGEAADRAIEQIKSITAEVEVGKIYRGKVVGIKEFGAFVEIMPDRDGLLHISEIADHRVNKVEDVLKLGDEAWVKVLGIDDRGRVKLSRKAAMAEKDVEAKA; via the coding sequence CGGAACTCTCCAAGTACGCGCCGCGCATTACCGCCATTCACATCAACCCCGAGAAAATCGGCGCTGTCATCGGGCCGCAAGGCAAGGTCATCAAGGGCATCGTGGAAGCCACCGGCTGTCAGATCGACATCGAGGACGACGGCACGATTCACATCTTCTCAACGGACGGCGAAGCCGCCGACCGCGCCATCGAACAGATCAAGTCCATCACGGCGGAAGTCGAGGTTGGCAAGATCTATCGCGGCAAGGTCGTTGGCATCAAAGAATTCGGCGCCTTCGTCGAAATCATGCCCGACCGCGATGGTCTCCTGCACATCAGCGAAATTGCTGACCACCGCGTCAACAAGGTGGAAGACGTACTGAAACTCGGCGATGAAGCGTGGGTCAAGGTCTTGGGGATCGATGATCGTGGCCGTGTCAAACTCAGCCGCAAAGCCGCAATGGCCGAGAAAGACGTGGAAGCGAAAGCCTGA
- the nth gene encoding endonuclease III, which yields MGVAKSKLLPRCRSILRRLRTAYPEVRCALRHDNPLQLLVATILSAQCTDARVNLVTPALFKRYRTAVDFATAPSAELESLIRSTGFFRNKARSIRNCCQGIAAKHGGKVPDTLAELIQLDGIGRKTANVVLGVAYGKAEGIVVDTHVMRLSRRLGLTRQTTPERIEQALIKVVPKRDWIDFSHLLIWHGRKRCTARRPDCILCEVADLCPKIGVKRKGDRNERT from the coding sequence GTGGGCGTTGCCAAGAGCAAATTATTGCCGCGTTGCCGCAGCATCCTCCGTCGCCTGCGGACCGCATACCCTGAAGTCCGCTGTGCGCTGCGTCACGACAACCCGCTTCAACTTCTCGTCGCGACGATCCTCAGCGCACAGTGCACAGACGCACGGGTGAATCTCGTCACCCCCGCGCTTTTCAAGCGTTATCGTACCGCCGTCGACTTCGCCACCGCGCCGTCAGCCGAACTGGAGTCGCTGATTCGCAGCACCGGCTTTTTCCGCAACAAGGCACGCTCCATCCGCAACTGCTGCCAGGGCATTGCGGCAAAGCATGGCGGCAAAGTACCCGACACGCTCGCTGAACTCATCCAACTCGACGGCATCGGTCGCAAGACGGCCAACGTCGTCCTCGGCGTCGCTTACGGCAAAGCGGAAGGCATCGTGGTGGATACACACGTCATGCGTCTCTCGCGCCGCCTGGGACTGACCCGGCAAACGACTCCCGAAAGGATTGAACAGGCTCTGATAAAAGTGGTTCCAAAGAGAGACTGGATTGATTTCTCCCATCTGCTAATTTGGCACGGGAGAAAACGCTGCACCGCGCGCCGCCCGGATTGCATCCTATGTGAAGTGGCGGATTTATGCCCGAAAATTGGCGTGAAACGTAAAGGAGACCGTAATGAAAGAACTTAA
- the serA gene encoding phosphoglycerate dehydrogenase yields the protein MKILIADPISKRGVELLRANKAFQVDENVGLKEDALCEIIGEYDALVVRSQTKVNKRVIEAAKKLRVVGRAGVGVDNVDVDAATRRGIIVMNTPGGNTISTAEHTFSMMMALARSIPQAHASMKAGKWDRKSFEGTELYNKTLGVIGMGRIGTEVARRAIAFGMRVLAYDPFLSLSRAKALQVEVVELDEIYSRSDFITVHVPMTDQTRGMINKDTIAKMKDGVRLINCARGGIINEKDLYDAIKGGKVGGAALDVYEQEPPKDSPLLELPQVVMTPHLAASTQEAQESVGVEVAEQIADVLAGGTIRNAVNMPTIDAKVLAVLQPYLTFGEKMGRLLAQIAPQRIERLAIEFCGKAGELESGPIGRAVLKGFLENAQGGDVNYVNAPVIAQTLGIRVGEVKSNEPIDYAELINVRAFVEGQVASVSGTFYGSANNPRIVRINDMPVEVVPHGVLFMMSNKDRPGIVGWIGTIMGKHGVNIASMSLGRDKEGGQALTVLNLDSAPSDALLSEIRKDKDIFDVKVAKL from the coding sequence ATGAAAATCCTGATTGCTGATCCAATCTCAAAACGTGGCGTCGAATTGCTGCGTGCCAACAAGGCTTTCCAGGTTGACGAAAACGTTGGCCTGAAAGAGGACGCGCTTTGCGAAATCATTGGCGAATACGACGCGCTGGTCGTTCGCAGCCAGACCAAGGTGAACAAACGCGTCATCGAAGCCGCGAAGAAACTCCGCGTTGTCGGGCGGGCCGGTGTTGGCGTTGATAACGTCGATGTGGACGCAGCGACGCGTCGGGGCATCATCGTGATGAACACGCCCGGCGGCAACACGATCTCCACGGCAGAGCACACGTTCTCCATGATGATGGCGCTGGCTCGTAGTATTCCGCAGGCCCACGCATCGATGAAGGCGGGGAAGTGGGACCGCAAATCCTTTGAAGGCACTGAACTCTACAACAAGACCCTTGGCGTTATTGGCATGGGGCGCATCGGCACGGAGGTGGCGCGGCGGGCGATTGCGTTTGGGATGCGCGTGTTGGCGTATGATCCGTTCCTGAGCCTGAGCCGCGCGAAGGCACTGCAGGTTGAAGTCGTGGAACTCGATGAGATCTACTCGCGCTCAGATTTCATTACGGTGCATGTCCCGATGACCGACCAGACGCGCGGGATGATCAACAAAGATACGATTGCGAAGATGAAGGATGGCGTGCGGCTGATCAACTGCGCGCGCGGCGGCATCATCAACGAGAAGGATTTGTACGACGCCATCAAAGGCGGCAAGGTTGGCGGCGCGGCGCTCGACGTTTATGAGCAGGAGCCGCCTAAGGATTCGCCGCTGCTGGAATTGCCGCAGGTCGTGATGACGCCGCATCTCGCGGCATCGACGCAGGAAGCGCAGGAATCGGTCGGTGTGGAGGTTGCTGAGCAGATTGCCGATGTGTTGGCGGGTGGCACCATCCGCAACGCCGTGAATATGCCGACCATCGACGCGAAAGTGCTGGCGGTGCTGCAACCCTACCTGACCTTCGGCGAGAAGATGGGTCGGCTCTTGGCGCAGATCGCACCGCAGCGTATCGAGCGACTTGCGATTGAGTTTTGCGGCAAGGCGGGAGAGTTGGAGAGCGGCCCGATTGGGCGGGCGGTCCTGAAAGGTTTCCTCGAAAACGCCCAAGGCGGCGATGTGAATTACGTCAACGCGCCTGTCATCGCGCAAACGCTTGGCATTCGTGTCGGCGAAGTGAAGAGCAATGAGCCGATTGATTATGCAGAGCTGATCAACGTCCGCGCGTTTGTGGAGGGGCAGGTCGCGAGCGTGTCCGGCACGTTCTACGGTTCGGCGAACAATCCGCGTATCGTCCGCATTAACGACATGCCGGTCGAGGTGGTACCGCACGGTGTATTGTTCATGATGAGCAACAAGGACCGGCCGGGCATCGTCGGTTGGATCGGCACGATCATGGGCAAGCACGGTGTCAACATCGCCAGCATGTCCCTCGGTCGCGACAAGGAAGGCGGGCAGGCATTGACGGTGCTAAATCTCGACAGCGCGCCCAGCGACGCTCTCCTTTCTGAAATCCGCAAGGACAAGGACATCTTCGACGTGAAGGTGGCGAAGCTGTAG
- the bcp gene encoding thioredoxin-dependent thiol peroxidase produces the protein MKELKEGDTAPSFLELAANKGSTVVVYFYPKDFTPGCTTEACEFRDLYEKIQDNDAVVIGISPDSPESHEKFIAEHGLPYSLVADEDHQIAEAYGVWKEKSMYGKKYMGIERSTFVIGPDGALKKIFRKVKAPGHAGAVLQAI, from the coding sequence ATGAAAGAACTTAAGGAAGGCGATACCGCCCCGTCGTTTCTCGAATTGGCGGCCAACAAAGGTTCAACCGTTGTCGTTTATTTCTACCCCAAGGATTTTACACCGGGCTGCACGACCGAAGCGTGTGAGTTCCGCGACCTCTACGAGAAAATCCAGGACAATGATGCCGTGGTCATCGGCATCAGCCCCGATTCACCCGAGTCGCATGAGAAATTCATCGCCGAGCATGGGCTCCCCTACTCGCTTGTCGCCGACGAAGACCACCAAATAGCCGAGGCGTACGGCGTCTGGAAGGAGAAATCGATGTACGGCAAGAAGTACATGGGCATCGAACGCAGCACGTTTGTCATAGGCCCCGATGGCGCGCTTAAAAAGATCTTCCGCAAAGTTAAAGCCCCCGGTCACGCGGGAGCGGTACTGCAAGCAATCTAG
- a CDS encoding MotA/TolQ/ExbB proton channel family protein, producing the protein MRLLPAKASRIGFRIFLAVLIGQAWPALAQEAAGSATATVQKTAFEMIWSVARTPPYVFFVLVACSILTVTLIIERFMYYRDATGNAEELIRKIKHAGSLAEALTAINDAPGVVAQVIRATIQASRNGCPPEQIEGVAQSAATREQISMEKFLPQLDSMVTLCPLLGLLGTTIGMIKSFSIVAAIGMSDPNKLAGGISEALINTATGLAVAIPALFAYNYFTGKKEAILMDTERSLAELMVILKSSTPR; encoded by the coding sequence ATGCGGTTGCTACCCGCTAAAGCGTCCCGAATTGGGTTCCGCATCTTCCTGGCAGTCTTGATCGGCCAGGCTTGGCCGGCGCTCGCGCAGGAAGCCGCTGGCTCCGCAACAGCCACCGTGCAGAAAACTGCCTTCGAAATGATCTGGTCGGTCGCGAGGACCCCGCCGTATGTGTTCTTTGTTCTTGTCGCTTGTTCGATTCTGACAGTGACATTGATCATCGAGCGGTTCATGTACTATCGCGACGCGACCGGCAACGCCGAGGAATTGATCCGGAAAATCAAACATGCGGGCTCGCTCGCGGAAGCGCTCACCGCCATCAACGATGCGCCGGGCGTTGTCGCCCAGGTGATTCGCGCCACGATCCAGGCCTCCCGCAACGGCTGTCCTCCCGAACAAATCGAAGGCGTCGCGCAAAGCGCGGCGACCAGGGAACAGATCTCCATGGAAAAGTTCCTCCCCCAACTCGATTCCATGGTGACCCTCTGCCCGTTGCTCGGGCTGCTGGGCACAACCATCGGGATGATCAAATCCTTCAGCATCGTGGCCGCCATCGGCATGAGCGATCCCAACAAGCTGGCTGGCGGGATTTCCGAGGCGCTAATCAACACCGCAACCGGCCTGGCGGTGGCAATTCCCGCGCTCTTTGCCTACAACTATTTCACCGGCAAAAAGGAGGCCATCCTCATGGACACGGAGCGGAGCCTCGCCGAATTGATGGTCATCCTCAAGTCCTCCACCCCGCGCTGA
- a CDS encoding tetratricopeptide repeat protein gives MSTACNSTCLLSCLAALLLSATPLLAQEPESATEKAFHDAQQLYHDGKLPEALTAFQQFETQYKLSASVPQAIYLQGWCWAGLHRYQEAIDTFVRLIKADPAAPIIPQAILQEAECFQASKNYPKAIDLYRQFETQYPQHKLMLGAMLGEAWALLRQNDLKASKVVVQRIRSQFPDDTEASVGTLLILGQISTTEKNYDDAEKVYQQLAASHHPRAAQGLYLAGEAMFEARRYTNAIAYYERFLSTSEAVPAVRALIAFRIATCYYDLQSFARARDNFTAYLQQYPTDERMPDGLFRLGRSYFQLSQNTNDPTTVHENLTNAVKSYELIRSKFPKSGLVPEVTFQLGYLYAYLGAEGIDRSVTSFQEFVNRWPDNQLVPEALYQIARNEAVRSHFDAAIRAYRRLIDKYPNHDLTPFAVQEIAAVYDAVGNDMFRKERFAQARDAFQKSLALDPKDPRTTSLARFGFAEACLRLNRLDDAEKAFNQVLTADPQNTAAQLDLAKVYLAQANSSTNAKAVDLLNKIMASSKGESASEAAFLLGNYFFNLRDNEKENKKTALPYYLRVALLTSGPRGEEASFRSGQCHQVLGNTDAARSAFQAYLRRFPAGRFSGNAQQELAVLPASPPQS, from the coding sequence ATGAGCACAGCCTGCAACTCCACTTGCCTCCTGTCCTGCCTGGCAGCGTTGCTGCTAAGTGCGACTCCATTGTTGGCACAAGAGCCCGAATCCGCTACCGAAAAGGCCTTCCATGACGCACAGCAGTTGTACCACGATGGCAAGCTTCCCGAAGCGCTCACTGCCTTTCAACAGTTCGAGACCCAGTACAAGTTGAGCGCATCCGTTCCACAAGCAATTTACCTTCAGGGTTGGTGTTGGGCCGGCCTTCATCGATATCAGGAGGCTATCGACACCTTCGTCCGCCTCATCAAAGCAGACCCGGCTGCTCCTATCATTCCTCAGGCAATCCTGCAGGAGGCCGAGTGTTTCCAAGCATCGAAGAATTACCCGAAGGCCATCGATCTTTATCGTCAATTTGAAACACAGTATCCGCAGCACAAACTGATGCTGGGTGCCATGCTCGGTGAGGCCTGGGCGCTCCTTCGGCAGAATGATTTGAAAGCTTCGAAGGTCGTCGTGCAAAGGATACGATCGCAATTCCCCGATGACACCGAAGCCTCCGTTGGCACGTTGTTAATCCTCGGCCAGATCTCGACCACGGAAAAGAACTACGACGACGCTGAGAAAGTTTATCAGCAACTCGCGGCGAGCCACCACCCACGCGCTGCCCAAGGACTCTACCTCGCTGGCGAGGCCATGTTCGAAGCCAGGCGGTACACGAATGCCATCGCCTACTATGAACGCTTCCTTTCCACATCCGAGGCGGTCCCCGCTGTTCGTGCGCTGATTGCTTTCCGCATCGCCACTTGCTACTACGACCTCCAGAGTTTCGCCCGCGCTCGCGACAACTTCACGGCATACCTGCAACAGTATCCTACCGACGAGCGGATGCCTGATGGGTTGTTCCGCCTCGGCCGCTCTTATTTCCAGCTGTCCCAAAACACCAACGATCCCACGACGGTCCACGAAAACCTGACCAACGCGGTGAAGAGCTACGAACTGATCCGCTCGAAGTTCCCGAAGAGCGGGCTGGTGCCGGAGGTTACCTTCCAACTCGGCTATCTCTACGCCTATCTCGGCGCAGAGGGTATTGACAGGTCAGTCACTTCGTTCCAAGAATTTGTAAACCGTTGGCCCGACAACCAGCTCGTTCCGGAAGCCCTCTACCAGATCGCTCGCAATGAAGCGGTGAGGTCGCACTTTGATGCCGCCATCCGGGCCTATCGGCGACTCATCGACAAATATCCGAATCATGATCTCACACCGTTCGCTGTTCAGGAGATTGCCGCCGTGTATGACGCTGTTGGTAACGATATGTTCCGGAAAGAACGTTTTGCCCAGGCACGGGATGCCTTCCAAAAGTCTCTCGCGCTTGATCCGAAAGACCCGCGCACGACATCGCTTGCCCGGTTTGGTTTCGCGGAGGCATGCTTGCGTCTGAACCGGCTTGATGACGCGGAAAAAGCCTTCAATCAGGTGCTCACTGCCGACCCACAGAACACTGCCGCCCAATTGGATCTCGCGAAGGTTTACCTGGCGCAAGCCAACTCTTCCACCAACGCCAAGGCAGTCGACCTCCTCAACAAAATCATGGCCAGCAGCAAGGGCGAGAGCGCCAGCGAGGCCGCGTTCCTGCTCGGCAACTACTTCTTCAACCTCCGGGACAATGAGAAGGAAAACAAGAAGACCGCTCTCCCGTACTATCTGCGCGTGGCCTTGCTGACCAGCGGCCCGCGCGGCGAGGAAGCGTCGTTCCGCAGCGGACAATGCCATCAGGTCCTGGGCAATACGGATGCGGCCCGCAGCGCATTCCAGGCGTATCTACGTCGCTTCCCCGCTGGAAGGTTTAGTGGCAATGCGCAGCAGGAATTGGCAGTGCTGCCTGCATCCCCACCGCAATCCTAA
- a CDS encoding biopolymer transporter ExbD yields the protein MRLKRRAVKRGRVEIIPMIDTILILLIFYMTFSTFNKREKRIDTKLPLVSARIAPTQVPLDIILHVKDKDTILVNDANTYDIVSLRDTLMQLVALGQDTTVVIEGDPDTSYQDVISVLDACAQAHLRKVAFRPLAENVASAQ from the coding sequence ATGAGACTCAAACGTCGAGCAGTGAAGCGCGGTCGCGTCGAGATTATCCCGATGATCGACACGATTCTCATCCTGCTGATTTTCTACATGACCTTCTCCACGTTCAACAAGCGCGAGAAGCGCATCGACACCAAGTTACCGCTCGTCAGCGCCAGAATCGCTCCCACACAGGTGCCGCTCGACATTATCCTACACGTCAAGGACAAGGACACCATCCTCGTCAACGATGCCAACACCTACGACATTGTCAGTCTTCGCGACACCCTGATGCAACTGGTCGCACTCGGCCAGGACACGACTGTCGTCATCGAGGGCGATCCCGATACCAGCTACCAGGATGTGATCAGTGTCCTGGATGCCTGTGCGCAAGCGCACCTGCGCAAGGTCGCCTTCCGGCCACTCGCTGAAAATGTTGCTTCCGCCCAATGA